The Streptomyces sp. NBC_00597 DNA segment GGAGCGAAGAGCAGCTCGCCGCTCGCCGCGATCGTCCACTGCTGCTCCAGCGCGTCGTGGATCTGCTGCCCGGTCACCGTCGCGCTGACGATCGGGTCGCCGAAACCGACGGCCCGCCAGGCGCGCCCGAAGGTGACGGCGCCGCCGGACGCCGGGTCGCGGACCAGGTCGCCGGCGATGATGGCCTGGCCGACCCGGGGAGCCGCGGCCACCACGGCCAGCTGGGCCGGGACGTTGGGGTGGATGTTGGCGTCGTTCTCGGGATCGGTCGGGCGGCGGCCCGCCCACAGCGCCCAGTCGGCGACCAGGTCGCCCATGGTGCTCTCGCCCGCGGTGTTGCGCGTCCGCAGGAACGAGCCGGTCTGCTTGCCGATCCGGGTCGTGTCGCGCGCCGCGGCCTGGCCCGCCCAGTAGTCCACGACCTCCTTGAGGGCCGGATCGGGGGTCACGTCACGGGTGTTGGGGTGGTTGGTGGAGACGGTCAGCTCGCGGACCACCTTGCCGGTGGTGGGGTCGAGGCGGAGGTTGATCTCGTTGATGAGCTGGCCGTAGCAGCCGGCCTCGACGAAGGGCCGGGGGACGCCGTGGGGGTCCGGGACCATCATGTTGAACCGGGTGTGCCAGTGGCCGGTGACGATGGCGTCGATGTCGGGGGAGACCCGCAGCGCCAGGTCGAGGGCCGGGCCGGAGGGGTCGGTACCGCTGTTGAAGTCGGCGCCCGCGACCGCCCCGTCGTGCATGCTGAGGACGATCGCGTTGACCCCCTGGGCCTTGAGCAGGGCCGCGTACCGGTCGGCGGTGGCGACCTCGTCGAGGGTGGCGAGGCCCGGCTGGTAGGAGCCGGGGAAGAGTTCGGTGCCGAGCGCGGTGAGGTGGATGAAGCCGATCTGCAGTTCCTGGCCGGCGGCGGTGCGGACCTTCTCGATGCTGTACGCGGGCAGGACGTTGCTCTGGTCCGTGGACCGGACGACGTTGGCGCTGTAGTACCGGAAGTCGGAGCCGTGGAAGCGGGCGCCGGAGGAGTCCGTGAAGGTGGCGTCGCGGCCCTCGACGGGGAACGGGACCCCCTGCTCCATGTGTCGTTGCAGCATGGCGGGGGACTTGTCGAACTCGTGGTTCCCGGCGGTCGCGAAGTCGAGGCCCATGCGGTTCAGGGCTTCGACGGTGGGCTCGTCGGCGAACGCGGCGGCGTCGAACTCCCAGCCGGAGAAGGCGTCTCCGGGGGTGAAGAACAGCGAGTTGAGGCGGCCGGCGCGCAGCCCGGCGAGGTGGGCGGCCATGTAGGCGACGCCGCCGACGGTGTAGGTCCGGCCGCCGTTGCCGGTGATGGTGGCGTTGCTGCCGGGGGCGGCCTGGAGATAGCCGTGCAGGTCGGTGATGTTGAGCAGCTGAACGTCGACGTATTCGACGGCCGAGGCGGCGTCGCGGGCGTGGGCGGTGGCGTGGGCGGGAACGCCGGTGGCGAAGGTGGCTGCGGCGG contains these protein-coding regions:
- a CDS encoding bifunctional UDP-sugar hydrolase/5'-nucleotidase — its product is MTRLSKTTYPDRSSLHLGRRTFLTAVGTAAATFATGVPAHATAHARDAASAVEYVDVQLLNITDLHGYLQAAPGSNATITGNGGRTYTVGGVAYMAAHLAGLRAGRLNSLFFTPGDAFSGWEFDAAAFADEPTVEALNRMGLDFATAGNHEFDKSPAMLQRHMEQGVPFPVEGRDATFTDSSGARFHGSDFRYYSANVVRSTDQSNVLPAYSIEKVRTAAGQELQIGFIHLTALGTELFPGSYQPGLATLDEVATADRYAALLKAQGVNAIVLSMHDGAVAGADFNSGTDPSGPALDLALRVSPDIDAIVTGHWHTRFNMMVPDPHGVPRPFVEAGCYGQLINEINLRLDPTTGKVVRELTVSTNHPNTRDVTPDPALKEVVDYWAGQAAARDTTRIGKQTGSFLRTRNTAGESTMGDLVADWALWAGRRPTDPENDANIHPNVPAQLAVVAAAPRVGQAIIAGDLVRDPASGGAVTFGRAWRAVGFGDPIVSATVTGQQIHDALEQQWTIAASGELLFAPLAVSKNVRYTFDTLGEAGDRVNPADVFIDGTPLSLTGTYRLASPSYTFLANDGYGALSGFEAPYRHQRDFESFVAYVRETATLTPAPLSRVTAANTTRRGADVGIVLEPGPLLLPDGAPMPRAEAAIVSADRPHTDRDDFRPPC